The Desulfurobacterium indicum genome contains the following window.
TTAGAAACTTAGATACTGTTATCGGTAAGCTTGAAAATCTGAGAATTCCAAGAGATAGAGAGGGAAAATTCAGAACAAAGTTGATAGAACCTTATAGAAGAAGAGATATCAATCTTGAAGACTTAATACTTGGGATGTTTGCCTCTGGTATGAGTGCAAGAGCAGTAGCCCAGGCTCTTGAAAGCGTGTTTGAACTTAAATACTCACCCTCAACCATAAGCAAAATATCGCAGGTAACCTTAGAGGAAATA
Protein-coding sequences here:
- a CDS encoding transposase, whose protein sequence is MRNGITSWGTPHKYQPQEAKMELQKILPDLVKEVVKQTLESIMTAEREVFLKEHGGTKNGFYVRNLDTVIGKLENLRIPRDREGKFRTKLIEPYRRRDINLEDLILGMFASGMSARAVAQALESVFELKYSPSTISKISQVTLEEI